The following DNA comes from Brassica oleracea var. oleracea cultivar TO1000 chromosome C5, BOL, whole genome shotgun sequence.
GTTTAGGCTGTATGTGCAATGGGGAGATGAAGAGAAGGCAAGGGAGGTATGGAATGAGATGGAGAGAAGTGGGTTAGGACCAGATCAAAGAACGTATACTGTTAAGGTTCACGGCCTGCACACAAAGGGAAAAATAGGAGAAGCGTTGAAGTGTTATCGAGAGATGATATCAAGAGGAATGGTGCCAGAGCCAAGAACTGAGATCTTACTAAACCAGGTCATGGCCAAGCCGAAAGAAGAAGACGACAAAAAGCTTAGACTCAACAGTACGGAAGATGAAACTGAAGTTGTAATGAATTATACATGAAGAAATCAGATTTGATTTTAAAAGCAATTTTCACATATTATAAGAAAAACGAATTTCCATTATCTCTGTCCATGGTCACAGCTTCTGTTGCTGCTGCTGCTGCTGCTGTGTCGGGTACGTACCAACCGTGGTGGATCTCAACGGCCTTTTTCCTCCTAGCCAAACGAGACTTCCTACGAGCACCAGTGTTCTTGTGTAGCGCTCTAACCTTCACTGCCTTGTCTATTGCAGAATAAGCCTCTCCGATGAGTTTCTCTACGGTAACAATCTCATCAGGTTGTGCATCTGGTTTCTTCTTGAGTCCATCGAGTGCTTCCAAGACCTGTTTAGTATATGACACAATTAGAATTTAATTTCGTCATATGAATTGTAAACCAAAAGACAAATTCTTCCAAATGGTGAGGATAATAATAAGATGTTTTCTAAACTATCAACACTTTTAAACGTCCCCCCCCCCCAAGTTGTTACAAAACCATCTCATCGCCTCACCAGCTTCCATTTGAGCTCATGGTGACCCATAAATCAGTCACTGTCTTGGATTATAATGGTTCGTGTTGTCTTACAGGAAGTCCCAAGGAGTAACATTCCCTAATCACCTAACTAGTAACTAGTTACTAAGCTTGTAAAACGGCAGTATTACAAGCTTATCAACAATCCTTATTCAGACAGACGCTCAAATGTTTTAAAAAAGCACAAGACTTGTTTACACAAAGTGCAGAGAAAGTATGAGATTACCTTCTTCATCCGAGTACGGGCTTCAGATTTCTTAGACTTGTTGTAAACACGCCTCTTCTCGGCTTGGCGAGCTCTCTTTGCAGCTGAATCAGCTATCTTCGTCGGAGCAGCCTCACACACTATCAACTCCCTCAATGGATTCTTCTGTACCCATAAATTCCCTGCAGAGAACCCCAAAATTTCAGTGAAAACATAAAGAGGACGAACCAAATGCGAAATGGTCAGGAAAATTAATGCACCATTCTGAGGCGGGGTTTACCGGAGGAGAAGGCGACACATTGAGAAACGCTCTGAGAGAAGCTAAGGGAGGAGCACACAGTAGCCGACGCACCACGACGAGTGGACAAGGAGGAAGAAGTTGGAGATGATGACGACGAAGAAGAAGCTCCTTTAAGAGAAAGGACTTGGAATTTGAAATTGAGGGTCGCACATGACGAAAGACACTGG
Coding sequences within:
- the LOC106295334 gene encoding 30S ribosomal protein S20, chloroplastic, whose amino-acid sequence is MATIVQCLSSCATLNFKFQVLSLKGASSSSSSSPTSSSLSTRRGASATVCSSLSFSQSVSQCVAFSSGNLWVQKNPLRELIVCEAAPTKIADSAAKRARQAEKRRVYNKSKKSEARTRMKKVLEALDGLKKKPDAQPDEIVTVEKLIGEAYSAIDKAVKVRALHKNTGARRKSRLARRKKAVEIHHGWYVPDTAAAAAATEAVTMDRDNGNSFFL